TAAAATATCGTCTTTGAGAACAACAACTTCATAAGTCAATGTATTCAGGAGAGAATATCAATTTATCAGATTTAGGTAATGATAAAATCTTACAAATTGATCATATTATTCCGTATTCAAAATTACCAGATGATTCATTAAATAACAAAGTTTTAGTATTTGCTAAAGAAAACCAAGATAAAGGAAATCGAATAGCTAATGATTATGTAAAAACTTTGGGTTCTGAGATTTATAAAAATTATCGTAATAGAATAAATTACCTCTCATCTCAAAACAAGATTAGTTCTAAAAAAGCAGATTATTTATTATGTGAAACAGAAAACGAAGAATATTTAAATGACTTTTTATCAAGAAATTTAAATGATACTCGATATATTACAAGATATGTAATGAACTGATTAAAGTCAGAGTTTGAAATTCAAAAAAGATTAGGATTAGCAATTCCAAATGTTTTAGCTATGAATGGTGCAGTAACATCAAGATTTCGAAGAATTTGGTTGCGTAATTCTCCATGAGGATTAGATCAAAAAGTGAGAGAAATTACACCGTGACATCACGCCGTTGATGCAATTATTATTTCTAATTTTAATAATTTTTCAGAAGTTCAATTTGCAAATGATATAGTTACACTAATGAATTATCGCAAAAAGTTAAATGACAAAGAATGAGATGAACTATTACAAGAATTATTAAGAAAATGACAAAATAATTCAAAAATATTTATTCCAAATGTTGAAAAGAGACTATTAGAAATTAAAAATAATAACCCTAAACAAATTCATTATTCATTAATAGATAATTTGCAAGATATTATAGATCAAAGAATGCCCTTAGTTTTAAAAACAGAAAAAATCAAAAAAGAAATTAAAGATAAAAATAATAAAGAATATATTTTTGATAATTTTCCAATTCCAAAATTTGTAAAAGTGAAGGACCCAGATGAATATATTATTGAAAATAAACATTTGGAAGGTAATATTCGATATCCTTTTGTATCATACAAAATTGAAAAGAAAATGAATGGAAAAATTACTGATGAAAACCCCATTAAAAATAAAAATACCAAAAAAATAAATGATGTATATATAGATAATAAATTTAATGATAAAAAGTACTTATTAGACTCTAAAGGAAATATTTGAAATAATTCTTCGTATGTATTTTTATGTATATGAAAAGATGAAAAATGTCGTAAGGGATATAACTATCAATTTATTAAATACTATGAATATTTAAATTCTACAAATAAATATGAAAATAAAATTAAATTAAGAAAGTGAAGTCTAGTTAGGTTTCTGCTTAACGGCAAATTTTGCTATGAATATTACCAAGCGAAAAAGACAGATGATAAAATTTATCGAAATATGCTAAATACTGTTTATAAAAGTACTAAAGATGATAAAGAAAGTAAAAACATTTTTGGCGTTCAAAATTATTATGGTTCAATTTCAAAATGATTCAATAATTTAGAACTAGTTCAAGTTGACATTTTAGGTAACACAAAAATTGTTAAAGTTTCTTAAAATACTTTTAAAAATTTAAAATTGTGGTATTATTTTATTGAGTTATGAAAATAATTCATATTCTACAAAAAAATGACAGCGGCTAAGATAAACGCTTAGTCGTGTAGGAGGGTCATCCTTACAAAGACCATTTAAATCACCTTTCTAGGTGATTTTATTTATATATGGATTAAAAAATAATGTCTTGAAGAACATTAATAATTAATAAATCAAAAAAGATTAATGTTAAAAACAATAATATTTGTGTAACAGATGAAGAAGGAAAAGAAGTAATGTTTGCTTTTTCAGAAATTAATTCAATTATTTTTGAAAATAATTATACTTTGGTTTCCTGTAATCTTTTAGCTAAAATATGTCAGTATAATATATTTGCAATATTTTGTGATGAAATTTATGAACCACGAGGTTTATTACTTTCACTATCTAATCATTTTCAACCATATGTTGTATTTAATATGGAATCTAGTATGGATCAAAGTTTTAAAGATAAAATATGAAAATTAATTATAAAAAAGAAGATTTGAAATTCTTCAATAGTAATTGAAAACTCAACTGATTTTTTTGAAATTAGTGAGAATTTAAAAAATGGTCAGAAGAAGTAGTAGATGGGGACAGTACTAATCGTGAGGGTTTAGCAGCTAAGATGTTTTTCCGCACTTTATATGGTAGTGCTTTTATTAGACTATCAGATGATTTAATAAATTCTGCGCTTAATTATGGTTATAAAATTATTGTTTCATGTATCTCAAGAACTTTGGTTAGATATGGATTAATATTGCATATTGGTGTCCACCATATTGGAAAAACTAATCCTTATAATTTATCTTATGATTTTATTGAACCCTTCCGACCATTAGTAGATTTTTGGGTTACAAGAAATTTATATAAATTAGATGGTAAATTAACCTATAATCAAAGAATTTCATTAGTTAA
The sequence above is drawn from the Spiroplasma eriocheiris genome and encodes:
- a CDS encoding CRISPR-associated endonuclease Cas1, whose translation is MSWRTLIINKSKKINVKNNNICVTDEEGKEVMFAFSEINSIIFENNYTLVSCNLLAKICQYNIFAIFCDEIYEPRGLLLSLSNHFQPYVVFNMESSMDQSFKDKIWKLIIKKKIWNSSIVIENSTDFFEISENLKNGQKK
- the cas1 gene encoding type II CRISPR-associated endonuclease Cas1; its protein translation is MAAKMFFRTLYGSAFIRLSDDLINSALNYGYKIIVSCISRTLVRYGLILHIGVHHIGKTNPYNLSYDFIEPFRPLVDFWVTRNLYKLDGKLTYNQRISLVKLLDERVEIDNKIMSVNNAINYMIKSFITCLKESNPELLKLPTLLLNDYEEDEEEYEVDEEGE